The following nucleotide sequence is from Nitrospinota bacterium.
GATCGCCTCTGTTTGTGGATCTTCATTGAACAGTTTCAGGGCATCAATAAAATTGGTGCCGTTTACCGGATCGCCCCCGATACCGATACAGGTAGACTGCCCGATGCCGAGAGCCGTGAGCTGACCGACCGCTTCATAGGTGAGCGTGCCTGATCTTGATACTACGCCGACTGGCCCCTTTTTATGAATATGCCCCGGCATGATACCGATCTTTGCCTGTCCCGGAGTGATAACACCCGGACAGTTGGGGCCGATAAGGCGGGAACTGCTCCCCTCTATCGATCTTTTCACCTTTACCATGTCCTGCACCGGGATCCCTTCCGTTATGCAGACAATAAGCTCAATACCGGCATCTACCGCCTCCAGGATCGCGTCCGCCGCGAACGGTGGCGGAACGAATATCATCGTCGCGTTAGCGCCCGAAGCCTGTTTCGCCTCGGCAACCGTGTTCCATACCTTGAAACCGTCGACAGTCGTCCCACCCTTGCCTGGAGTTACTCCGCCAACAACATTTGTACCGTAATCACGGCAACCCTGGGCGTGAAACATACCTTCCTTGCCGGTGATACCCTGCACAATAAGTTTCGTTTTTTTACTTACAAGAACGCTCATAGAAGCTCCCCTACTTCAATTCGGTCATTTATGAAACCGAACCAGTTAATTACCTTTTAAAGCGGCTACGGCCTTTTGTGCGCCGTCTCGCATCCCATTGCCAATTATAAAGTTGAGACCGCTTTTGGCAAGTATCGCGCGCCCCTCTTCCACGTTGGTCCCTTCCATACGGATAACGATAGGAACCTTTATGTTTATCTTTCTAGCGGCGTTCACCACTCCGTTTGCCAGCCTGTCGCAACGGAGGATTCCACCGAAGATGTTTATGAATATCGCCTTAACCGTATCGTCCGACACGATTATCTTCAAGGCTTCCTCTATCTGCTCCTCGGAAGCGCCACCGCCTACATCAAGGAAGTTCGCCGGCTCCCCGCCAGAGTGCTTTATGATGTCCATCGTTCCCATGGCAAGTCCGGCTCCATTCACCATGCACCCTATGTTGCCGTCCAGCTTTATGTAGTTGAGATTGTATTTTGAGGCCTCAATTTCCAGAGGATCCTCCTCATTGAGATCCCGGTACCCAAGCGCGTCCTTGTGACGGAAGAGGGCGTTATCCTCATATCCCAGCTTGGCGTCGAGAGCGAGTATCTTTCCGTCCTTTGTCTGCACCATCGGATTGATCTCTGCCATATCGAGATCCTCGGACACAAAAGCGTTATAGAGTTTCATTATGAATTTCGAGGCTTCGCCAATAAGCTCGGCCGGGAAACTCAGGCCGAAAGCAAGCTGTCTCGCCTGATAAGGCATTATCCCAATAGCCGGGTCGACATATAC
It contains:
- the sucC gene encoding ADP-forming succinate--CoA ligase subunit beta gives rise to the protein MKIHEYQAKEVLRKYGIPVPEGFMTEVNDNAGELAGKLGGFPVVVKAQIHAGGRGKGGGVKLAHSADEAESHAKSILGMTLVTHQTGPEGKKVKKLLIEAGCKIERELYIGIVQDRESSRNVIMASTEGGMEIEEVAAATPEKILKVYVDPAIGIMPYQARQLAFGLSFPAELIGEASKFIMKLYNAFVSEDLDMAEINPMVQTKDGKILALDAKLGYEDNALFRHKDALGYRDLNEEDPLEIEASKYNLNYIKLDGNIGCMVNGAGLAMGTMDIIKHSGGEPANFLDVGGGASEEQIEEALKIIVSDDTVKAIFINIFGGILRCDRLANGVVNAARKINIKVPIVIRMEGTNVEEGRAILAKSGLNFIIGNGMRDGAQKAVAALKGN
- the sucD gene encoding succinate--CoA ligase subunit alpha; this encodes MSVLVSKKTKLIVQGITGKEGMFHAQGCRDYGTNVVGGVTPGKGGTTVDGFKVWNTVAEAKQASGANATMIFVPPPFAADAILEAVDAGIELIVCITEGIPVQDMVKVKRSIEGSSSRLIGPNCPGVITPGQAKIGIMPGHIHKKGPVGVVSRSGTLTYEAVGQLTALGIGQSTCIGIGGDPVNGTNFIDALKLFNEDPQTEAIVMIGEIGGNAEEAAADFIKKNVKKPVVGFIAGQTAPPGRRMGHAGAIISGGQGTAADKMSAMKKAGIHVCLSPADIGENVKKALAKLSSGVEKRKKTTRRETERRSAERRASARKKVVKKKPAKKAQAKKKVRKKA